CCGGATTTTCCATTGCAGTGAGTAGGGTGGCTTCTGTATAGCGTGCCGGTGGTTTCGTCTTCCCTTTTTGGGGCTTCAGGTTTTTTAGCATCCGTTCCTCGCTCTGCTCCAGTTTCCCGAGCGTTTGTTCAGGCAAAGCATCCTCCCTGCTTTCTTCTGATTCCGTCTGATGGGAAGTGATAGAGCGCCAGCCCTGGTCTTTCATCACTTTTCCCGTTGCATAAAACATTTCGCCATTAATACCGGCAATAACCGTCAGTTGGTCATAGCGGTACGGCGGAGAGAGGACGGCCAGAAAACGTCGTACGATCAGGTCATACAAAGATTTTTCATCATGGGTCAGATCCCCGAGCTTCAAAGGCTGCTCAGTCGGAATAATCGCATGATGATCCGTTACTTTACTGTCGTCCACCAGTCGTTTCGTCGGCTTGTAAGGCTGTGCCAACAGCTTTTTGGCCGTTTCGGCATAAGGCCCTGCAGCCAGACCTTTGAGCCTGGACGGCAGAGTCGGTACAATATCGGCGGAGAGATAGCGCGAATCTGTACGCGGGTAGGTAACCAGTTTATGCCGTTCGTATAAATTCTGCAGCGTACTGGAAGTTTTCTGGGCGGAAAAGCTTAGTTTGCGATTCGCATCACGCTGCAGTTCAGTAAGGTCATAAGCCAGTGGGGCTGGTTCGCTTTTACTCTCGCGCTTGACCTGCATAATTCTTGCAGATTGCTTCTCCAGCTTGCCCAGCAGGGCTTCAACCTGCTGGTAATCATAAATCCGGCTGCCGTCTTTGCCACGCCAGTCAGCAAAAAAGTCGCCGAAGTCCGCTCGGATTGTCCAGTAATCAACGGGAACAAACTTTCTGATCTCATCCTCCCGCTGAACGATCATGGCAAGTGTTGGGGTCTGTACTCTTCCTGAATTCAGCTGGGCATTATACTTACAGGTTAAAGCCCTGGTCACATTCAGGCCGATCAGCCAATCCGCTTCGGCTCTGCAAACAGCGGCATCGTAAAGATCATTATATTCGGGTCCGGGCTTTAATCTCGCGAAGCCTTCCAGGATGGCGGCATCGGTCTGGGAAGAAATCCAGAGACGTTTGAAAGGTTTCTTCCAGTTGCTCAGTCTCATGATCCAGCGCGCGACCAGTTCGCCCTCTCGTCCGGCATCGGTGGCTATAATTAGTTCGTTGATATCGTTTCGTTTCATCAGTTTGCTTACCGTCTGATATTGCTGGGAAGTCTGACGGATCACCTTGAGCTTTAACTGTTCCGGAAGCATTGGCAGATCTTCCATTCGCCATTCTTTATATTTCTGGTCATAATCCTCCGGTTCTGCTAACGTGACCAGGTGTCCCAAAGCCCAAGTAACGACGTATTGTGGCCCTTCGATAAAACCCTTGTTTTTGATATTGCATTTAAGAACCCGGGCAATTTCCCGGGCCACACTCGGCTTTTCAGCCAGAACCAACGATTTCATGCATATTCCTCCGGTTTAAGATCCTATGTATCATTATAGCATAATTGTATAAGGATTTTTTTATAAAGAAACGGCCTGTCAATCATGATTAAACGCGAATTTAAGTTTTCCATTAGCGGCATCCTCCCAGACCAGACAGGCGTTGAAAGATTTCCCGCTTTTGGATTTGAATCCTTTGATCAAGGGTGTTTTACCTTTCTTCAGCAGGCTTTTCATCTGGGCCTGGCTAAGTGTCTTACCGCAAATCGGTGTTTTCCAGACCACAAATCCACAGCCGCTTTTCCAGTTGGAGCAGCCGTAACCTTTATTGCCTTCAATGACACCTTCCCCGCACCGCGGACAGGGCCCCAGTTTTTCAGGTCCGCTTTCCCGGGCTGCCGAAGAACCATTTTCTTCTTTGGCGCCCTTTGTTTTTTTAGCCGACTTGTCTGTTTGATCTGATTGATCTTCCGAAGATGTGTGAACTTTCTTGGAAGATTTCGCAGATTCGGCAGATCTGGCTGACCTGGCCGGAGCCTGGGCCAACGGCGTTTTGCCATATTTTTGTTCATAGGCCCGAAGTTCATTAATGATTCGTATCACCGCTTCTTCGACCTCAGACATGTATTTTTCCAGCGCCAGTTCGCCTTTTTCAACCTGCGCCAGGTCATATTCCAGCTGACCGGTCATTTCAGCGCTGATCAGCAGGGCGGCATGCGGAAGCCTGTTTTGAATTAATGAAATCAGCTGGGTTCCCTTTTCTGTCGGCCGCAGCGTTTTTTGCTCCTGTCTGATATAGCCACGCTGAAGCAGATTTTCAATGATCGCAGGCCGGGTAGCCACTGTCCCGAGGCCCTTCCCTTTCAGCTGCTGGCGCAGAACATCGTCTTCAATTTGTTTGCCCGCACTCTCCATCGCTTTAAGCAGGTCTCCCTGGGTAAAACGTTTCGGGGGTTTGGTACTCTTTTCGTCGATCCGGACTTCGGTCGTCTGAACAGAGTCACCCTGACTGACCGCCGGAAGTTCTGTGTTCTCTTCTTGCTGGTTCTCGCGATTCTTATTTTTTCTCCTGGTCTTTCCTGTTGTTCCGCTGCTTTCAGCCTGAGGATCCTGAGCGTCTTCGAAATCATAGACCATTTTCCAGCCTGAGCTGAGCAGAATCCTGCCTTTGGAGCGAAAATGTTCCTGGGCCGCTTCCGTAACGATTTCCGTCTGCTGATACCAGGCAGGAGGAAACCAGACAGCCAGAAAACGCCGTGCGATCAGGTCAAAAAGTTGACGTTCGGCTTCCGGCAGCTTATTCAAATGAACAGTTTCTGTCGTTGGAATGATCGCATGGTGAGCCGTAATTGTGTTGATGACCCGTTTGTTTTGAGGCACACTATAGGTCATTGCTTCATCTACATTTTCCTGATAAGGCTCCTGACGCAGGGCTTTCAAATGGGCTGGCAGCTTTGGAATCATATCCGCGGGTAAATAAGCACAATCCGTACGTGGGTAGGTAATGGCCTTTTTATCATAAAGAGACTGGGCTAGTTCCAGGACCTTTTCGGCACTAAATCCGAATCGTCTGGAAGCTGTGACAGTCAGGCTTGTCAAATCGAAAAGCAAGGGCGGAGCTTCGGAAACCTTTTTTTGTTCAGCCCGGATGATTTTCCCTGGCTGCCCCTGTGTTCTCGCAGCAATGTGTTCGGCAG
This genomic stretch from Dehalobacter restrictus DSM 9455 harbors:
- a CDS encoding DNA topoisomerase III → MKSLVLAEKPSVAREIARVLKCNIKNKGFIEGPQYVVTWALGHLVTLAEPEDYDQKYKEWRMEDLPMLPEQLKLKVIRQTSQQYQTVSKLMKRNDINELIIATDAGREGELVARWIMRLSNWKKPFKRLWISSQTDAAILEGFARLKPGPEYNDLYDAAVCRAEADWLIGLNVTRALTCKYNAQLNSGRVQTPTLAMIVQREDEIRKFVPVDYWTIRADFGDFFADWRGKDGSRIYDYQQVEALLGKLEKQSARIMQVKRESKSEPAPLAYDLTELQRDANRKLSFSAQKTSSTLQNLYERHKLVTYPRTDSRYLSADIVPTLPSRLKGLAAGPYAETAKKLLAQPYKPTKRLVDDSKVTDHHAIIPTEQPLKLGDLTHDEKSLYDLIVRRFLAVLSPPYRYDQLTVIAGINGEMFYATGKVMKDQGWRSITSHQTESEESREDALPEQTLGKLEQSEERMLKNLKPQKGKTKPPARYTEATLLTAMENPGKFIEDEELRETMKGSGLGTPATRAEIIEKLLHTSYIERSGKELVPTSKGRQLISLVAPELRSPELTAQWEQALTDIAKGNGSKTEFIKGIRTKASELVHSVASDSATYHADNMTKTRCPVCKKYMLLVNGKRGKMLVCQDRACGHRQPEKERDTGFTSSKRASQVNQKLIAQYSDHQNIGSNLGDLLKEALNKQNKD
- a CDS encoding type IA DNA topoisomerase — protein: MERILIIAEKPAQAREYAAALGVKGKGQGWLENDQYVITWCIGHLLELERPEGYMDLEHVGKRWSLKRLPVLPAVDSFRRTIKSQTRQQFQVLQKWLKSSEITQVICGTDADREGQLLFQEVWDLVGCTKPLSRLWISSLTREAILEGMNQLRPGQAVEGLSAAGNGRAFADWDFGMNLTEGFTSLFGSFDTVRKKPNVVSIGRVQTPTLALIVRREWEIEQFVAETYFEISAAFSAEQGQYTGRWFDPAQENRRLTDRETAEHIAARTQGQPGKIIRAEQKKVSEAPPLLFDLTSLTVTASRRFGFSAEKVLELAQSLYDKKAITYPRTDCAYLPADMIPKLPAHLKALRQEPYQENVDEAMTYSVPQNKRVINTITAHHAIIPTTETVHLNKLPEAERQLFDLIARRFLAVWFPPAWYQQTEIVTEAAQEHFRSKGRILLSSGWKMVYDFEDAQDPQAESSGTTGKTRRKNKNRENQQEENTELPAVSQGDSVQTTEVRIDEKSTKPPKRFTQGDLLKAMESAGKQIEDDVLRQQLKGKGLGTVATRPAIIENLLQRGYIRQEQKTLRPTEKGTQLISLIQNRLPHAALLISAEMTGQLEYDLAQVEKGELALEKYMSEVEEAVIRIINELRAYEQKYGKTPLAQAPARSARSAESAKSSKKVHTSSEDQSDQTDKSAKKTKGAKEENGSSAARESGPEKLGPCPRCGEGVIEGNKGYGCSNWKSGCGFVVWKTPICGKTLSQAQMKSLLKKGKTPLIKGFKSKSGKSFNACLVWEDAANGKLKFAFNHD